The sequence GCTGTGAATTCCTTGTCAGATATCCATAGTTTGTTTAGGTCAAAGTGTCTACAAGGGGAGCAATGGAGtgttactatatacacaggaaATGAGACAATGGTTGTCATGGTATTAGACCTGCTGAGACAACATTGCACAATAGGTCATAGCACTTTACTAACATTcattaaggttacggtaaacagtttgctcatgaatattcatgatttttcttataatgatttttgtgaaactataaatgccatgagAGAAATTTAaagcacatacatgataaatatatcggtgtatcaatctgtatgacaagtatcaatcttcaaaacatcttccagtggaagctctgagcgatcatcaagttactagaaacaacacaaaactagtagtcattttaaacttccaaaaacacttctagctctgtgttcttggtcttatatgatgcttcttaccattctggagggcgtgtagaagcgtttttttctttccaggccaacaaactctcacaaaataataatatgtagactaactccacttaaaatggcggccagagccaaggaaaacagcctcttgtgagctttcagtagccttttttcgaAATATCTCTTCTACACgccctgcataattatagtgaagctacagtagactgtacctaagttctatagtaaaaatgtctatttgagccatgaaatgactactgcgtttcagctggctcattctagctggaaaagatcactagatctagctcatgaataattaatgagcaaacggttgaccgtaaccttaagAATCCTAATGAACTCCTGCTGAATGCAGTTCCATTTAAGTTACACCTATTAGGGaaaccaccttgcctacaagtacagtgttgtaATACCTacgcatgtacactgtatacatatacattagggaaaccaccttgcctacaagtaGCACCGACGCACACGAGGCATTGACTGACTTACTGCAGTATTGGCTTGAGGACACTATCGATGTGAGAGAGTCCGGCAAAAGTGATGAGCTCAGTGAGACTATCCTGAGAGTACCCTCCCAGActgtccccctcctccacaacagGCTGGATCTCACCAGACTCTCTGTCAGAGTGGGAGGGAGGTTACTATTGGCACACACTGCATAATTATCTAAGGCCATCAATAGGTAAGTTAGATACAAACTGAGGCTATCAACATTTACTCATTGAAGTATGTGTATTAGCCAGTGCTTCAGGAGTAGAACTGAAGCAAATTGTAGTGACTTTCCTAGACAGTATACCTTGACTGGGCGACACTGACTGTGCATATtgaagaggaagggcggcactATCTTGTTCATGTGATCTAGGTCCCAAATGTTCATCTGGAGGTTGTCTTGCCAAACAATCTTCTTTATCACTCCCCTCAGCCCTTGCAACCCAGCCACCTGCGTCCTGTGTGAGGTGTAGTGGGGAGGGGTGGAGTTGGTGATGAAAGCAATGTGATCACAAGTTATGCATGTGGCAGAGCACCCTAAGGGCAGTACAGTTAAAATATGACACCTAACACTTTGACCTGTGGCCAATCAAACTCATTTCAAAACAGTAAATGTACACATACTCGTGATATTGTCGGCATCGTCCACATTCTTGGTGAGGCTAAGAGAGGCAAAGCGGTGGATGAGGAAGTGGTACTGTCTGTGGTAGGGGGTGTTCCCTTCCTCTCGCTCGGCAAACTtcacaaactgtgtgtgtgtggaggaaggGTCGTCAATGTGTTGTATACACCAATACACTATTAACAAAATGAAAAGCTCATTATGCTGTACATGCAATCTAATCAATCCACCCTCCGCAatctcacacactcacactcgctactcatacccacacacatacacgcacgtTCACTCTCGGCACtatcacagacacacactctactcacacccacacacaccacacacccacacccacacccacacaaactCCCTACTAACCAAATTTGTGGCCATGATATGCAGTTCTGTGTTGCTCGTTTCCAGCATATTATGCAGTATATCCAGGTAGCTATCCACAATCAACTGGAGCTTTCGTGAGTCACAGGCTGACAGCAGCTTCTCCGTCACTTGCAGAGCCACTCACATGcctggggggagggagaggtGGTATTTTGTACCACGTTTGTGAGAAAGCCATTGGATACTAcagttgtatcatagatataACATTTAAAGTTCCCAGCCAAATAAGATACATCATTTTCTGTTCCAGAGGTACGGGGAAGGTCGATAAATTTCCCTAGCTATACATGACATGTCGacattgtatactgtacaggtaCGTCTCTGAAATAGTCGTCTAACCCGTTTCTCTCTCTTTGCAGGCTCCGACGCAGTCTCAGAGCAAGGTACTCTCCAGATGGTCAGGGGAGGTTTGAGCAAAGAAGAGCAGCTTGTCTATATTAGCAGACACAGGTGTGGGTGTTTGAGGGTCCTCTGGGAAGAGCCCATCAACCAGCCGTTTGTAGCGAGGTTTGGGGCAGCAGAAGCACGTCGCCATAGTTAGATCTAGTTCTGTGTCTTGATTGATTGTAGacctagcatttatttgtaaaaCATAGAGCAGAGGTTTTTATGTAATATGTTGGCAACCCTGCGCTTTCTTCTGGGTTTCTCACCCGTATCGTTTGAGGTACCCCCGAACGAGTCGGGTAAGAACTCAGCTAGTTCGATAAATTCCCCTTTTTCCGATTTTTTAGATAGTTTGTCGGGAATGGGGATGGCATTCTGGCCTACATTGACCGTATATGAGACTTCTGGTCAAAGTAACAGAATAATGCTTGGTATGGTCGGTAATGTGGGGAGGCTCATGCGGGTTTTGAGTACGGGGGGGCACTAGTGGATACGAGGGGAACATGTGCTAGTGAGGTACTTGACATACCTGCCGTTCCGGTGCTGACAACAGGGCCTGAGGTGGGACGTACCCGAACCGGAAGCAGAGATGGTTGGGATCGAGGGTGGGACTGATGGTGAGACTGATGAGGGGACGGCTGTGGGGTGGTGTTGTTGGACTGCTGCCTGAATCCGCTGGTCCATTGCGGTGGTAACACCGCGCCGAGGGCTGCCTGGACAGAATTGGCAATCatggtgttgagagttgtcggAGTTGTCGTCGGGTTGGTGGAACTGATCGGCGGTGTTCCAGTTGAGGATGTGCTCGAGGAGGTAGTGGTCATCTTTGTATAGAGAATTACAGGATAGATCAGCAAGGGAAATCTTGAGGATAGACCCAGAAGAGAAGTTTTCTAATTCCTTTGTTCTTTCACTGACTGCCTGACCACGTGTTCCTTGCGCATGCCAGTACTGTGTTGGTTGCAATTGGTATCCTTCTGATTAAATTCCATTATATTTCTgagagagctagctgcaaggcacagatttatttgctggaatggccactaaagagcagaaccaaggtataaagactgtcatgtttcctataaaggataaacccaatgattgctaaagcataaaaccctcattggtgattgctaaccttgtgtgcttgctatctatttcagagctcacaattgacgatctgaagacagaaatgaaactgactgatgagcagctcaatacagcaataaaggaaccagatctacccgagttagcagcatgtttcgacaaTGTTCACAAAGGCTATCTTGAAAAATTGGAGCTCTCACCTGGAGAGCAAACTGACGTGAGGACTAGAGCATATGTAGATGGCACTTTGGCAGGAATGTTGCTGGCTTTGAAATTCTGGATTCTGACCAACAGACAAGACGCCACTTtccaagctctgctactcatcatactctccctgctcaaagaagacgttgctgttcgagtgtgcaagtacttgtctgacaaatgtgagtctgttatgtgagagtgtggtcattgtggtaccatacgttgtgggagtgattgcaaccaaataagggactcttcaacttaattgctattgttacacatacaattctgtattaactatcaccaggaatagtactcacctattgttttgtttccccagactccaccacctcgtgtcccccctcccgagagagggtcctgctgaaccacaagctgtcctcgtacagggactacctacaaagtcgctacagagcacgagtatccacatcagccacacaatggcctcctgttccaacaaacaaagtcttcaaactggccatgattcagaaggagaaaatacagagaggaagaatcgacgatgaatttgttaAACTAACAATTACGGGGAAAATTGATGACATTTTACTTTTAAAGACTCCTGTTAACTTGACTAACATTTTCTCTGAGATTGGGGATAGacgaaactttgtgttgattgaaggagctcccggctctggcaagagcacccttgctctacacatctgtcaggagtgggcaaaggggaaactgttccaaaagttcgatattgcaatcctcgtGAAACTGAGAGATCCCCTTGTTAGAGAAGCAAAGACAATTGCTGACGTACTTCCCTGCATTGATACGGCCGTGGCTAACAAGACAGAGGCAGTTATAAAATCACTGTATggcaaaggtgtactgtgggtgctAGACGGATGGGACGAGCTTCCTTCTGACCTCCCTAGAGACTCAATCATCAACAAACTAATTCGACCAGACATGTCACAAAAAGGAGCCCTACATGAATCAGCTGTGATTGTAACATCTCGACCATCATCTTCggctgagctccacccactagtGTCGTCCAGGGTGGAAGTGTTAGGGTTCACTCCACATcaactagaacagtattttACCGAGTGTCTGAATggtgactcacaagctgtgcagactctactggagagaattcgagagaacccagtggtagaaggtagctgctacctccccctcaatgcttccatCATCGTTAATTGCTTCTTGTCTGATAACCACTCACTCCCAACATCCAACCACGGGATATTCATATCAGTTGTCCAGAGCTctctcaagagatacctcAAGGAGAAGTTGAGGAAGACCATTCCAGTGGGAAACATCACATCCCCAGACTCACTGCCCTCTGAAATCAGAACACAGACCGtacaaatgtgtcaacttgcatatcaTGGGATTGAAAAAAATAAAGCAACATTTACTGACGGTGATTTGGCCGCTCTTCACATTACGAAGGAGATTTCAAACGTTGGATtattacaaactgttcccagtatcattagcgatggtgatctggtttactactgctttctccacctgtctattcaagagctactagcagcaatccacatctctctcatgCCTCCCAAGCAACAAATTTCTGTATTCCAGAAGCTCTTCGGGAATCCTCGATTCAGTGCAGTCTTCCAGTTTTATgctggtatcaccaaactgaGTACTAGTAGACCAATCCTCAGTTTGCTACCTCGATTCTTGTGTCCAGTTCCAGCCACTGTTTTTGATCTGGTCAGAAAGGTTGTCAAAAATGAGAAAGAAAAAGAGTGTGATGAGCCGAAGCCCCTTTTGTTGTCcctcatcaattgtttgtacgaagctgaagactcgcgactgtgtgtgtttgtggctaatcTTCTTAATCACAATCTATATCTTGATTacactacaatgaatcctATTGACTGCCTCTCTGTTGGATATTTCGTATCAGCTTGTTCCAACACCAGTAATGGATTCACACTGAACCTCAGCAATTGCTCTATTGGTGAccaaggctgcaaatttctggcccgaggactctccaagtgtcccaactctaataatgatattcctaCAGCAGGGATACACATTGCTGAGATTATCGAGAACACTATATCTGGATTGGATTTATCTTTTAATGCCATTGGCAACAGTGGGCTTAGCACACTCTGTGAGGCCTTGTCAACTAACAC comes from Halichondria panicea chromosome 7, odHalPani1.1, whole genome shotgun sequence and encodes:
- the LOC135339152 gene encoding NACHT, LRR and PYD domains-containing protein 12-like, whose protein sequence is MIQKEKIQRGRIDDEFVKLTITGKIDDILLLKTPVNLTNIFSEIGDRRNFVLIEGAPGSGKSTLALHICQEWAKGKLFQKFDIAILVKLRDPLVREAKTIADVLPCIDTAVANKTEAVIKSLYGKGVLWVLDGWDELPSDLPRDSIINKLIRPDMSQKGALHESAVIVTSRPSSSAELHPLVSSRVEVLGFTPHQLEQYFTECLNGDSQAVQTLLERIRENPVVEGSCYLPLNASIIVNCFLSDNHSLPTSNHGIFISVVQSSLKRYLKEKLRKTIPVGNITSPDSLPSEIRTQTVQMCQLAYHGIEKNKATFTDGDLAALHITKEISNVGLLQTVPSIISDGDLVYYCFLHLSIQELLAAIHISLMPPKQQISVFQKLFGNPRFSAVFQFYAGITKLSTSRPILSLLPRFLCPVPATVFDLVRKVVKNEKEKECDEPKPLLLSLINCLYEAEDSRLCVFVANLLNHNLYLDYTTMNPIDCLSVGYFVSACSNTSNGFTLNLSNCSIGDQGCKFLARGLSKCPNSNNDIPTAGIHIAEIIENTISGLDLSFNAIGNSGLSTLCEALSTNTSLKRLDLQRCSLTISDDNGAALYQLLDTNNSLEYLDLSGNTVTSCRHIAAGLAVNKTLRILGLYNCELTDQSIEELSTGLINKIERLDISGNASITEDGMKTLARHLTTHCSELTRLYIPDHLTSCIKTVFRDANKERKRNGLPEINVYAFNLDHCMYF